Proteins from a genomic interval of Paenibacillus thermoaerophilus:
- the rpsT gene encoding 30S ribosomal protein S20, translating to MPNIKSAIKRVKTTEKRRLLNASQKSALRTAVKSFEAAAASSDVEKAKQALVIASKKLDKAVTKGLIHKNAAARKKSRLAKAFNALSKQG from the coding sequence ATGCCGAACATTAAATCCGCCATCAAACGCGTGAAGACGACTGAGAAGCGCCGTTTGCTCAACGCTTCGCAAAAATCCGCGCTGCGCACGGCCGTGAAGTCCTTCGAAGCCGCTGCCGCATCCAGCGACGTGGAAAAAGCAAAACAAGCCTTGGTCATCGCCAGCAAAAAGCTGGATAAAGCCGTTACCAAAGGCCTGATCCATAAAAATGCCGCTGCCCGCAAAAAATCCCGCCTGGCCAAAGCGTTCAACGCACTGTCCAAGCAAGGCTGA
- the spoIIP gene encoding stage II sporulation protein P yields MPLPNHREPGAVSIRGMIRWAMAGLTALHLIAAVAGPLASRFAPQAVEGLAELAAGRRPDTLAAMMAGELPGKPGGEALPSVRSLAADWLRETERLRRGEEDKGQTKPAIAPDVSAPPAQSPAASPPPSIPSEPPSLPAVAPTHTSGGEASSDRRTTEGRRVVFIYHSHPRESWKPETKKADDAERNITLVGKRLKEKLEALGIGAMHSGVDYQTAVPAYNWSYSYSYSLNSIREAIAAEPDLKFFFDLHRDANGRDLTTVKREDGRGDLGKIMFVVGRQNKHWEQNEAFAKRLDELLNGKVPGISRGIRDKDKSEGHGEYNQSVSPNSILIEIGGVENTLEECLRTADVLAEAVAELYWQAEKVDAVAELAMS; encoded by the coding sequence ATGCCTCTACCGAACCACAGGGAGCCCGGCGCCGTCTCGATCCGGGGGATGATCCGCTGGGCGATGGCGGGACTGACGGCGCTTCACCTGATCGCCGCCGTCGCCGGACCGCTGGCTTCGCGGTTCGCGCCGCAAGCGGTCGAGGGGCTGGCGGAGCTCGCCGCGGGCCGCCGGCCGGATACCCTCGCCGCGATGATGGCGGGCGAGCTGCCCGGAAAACCGGGCGGCGAGGCGCTGCCGTCCGTCCGCAGTCTGGCGGCGGACTGGCTGCGGGAGACGGAGCGGCTGCGGCGGGGCGAGGAAGACAAAGGACAGACCAAACCGGCGATTGCGCCGGACGTTTCGGCTCCGCCTGCCCAGTCTCCCGCCGCCTCCCCGCCGCCGTCCATTCCTTCCGAACCGCCGTCGCTGCCCGCGGTCGCCCCCACCCATACGTCGGGAGGAGAGGCGTCTTCGGACAGGCGGACCACGGAAGGCCGCCGGGTCGTGTTCATCTACCATTCGCATCCCCGCGAGTCGTGGAAGCCGGAGACGAAGAAGGCGGACGACGCGGAACGCAATATTACGCTGGTGGGCAAGCGGCTGAAAGAAAAATTGGAGGCGCTGGGCATCGGGGCGATGCACTCCGGCGTCGATTATCAAACCGCTGTGCCCGCGTACAACTGGTCGTATTCGTATTCGTACTCCCTGAATTCGATTCGCGAGGCGATTGCCGCCGAGCCGGATCTGAAATTTTTCTTCGATCTGCACCGGGACGCCAACGGACGCGACCTGACGACGGTCAAACGGGAGGACGGCCGGGGCGATCTGGGCAAAATCATGTTTGTCGTCGGGCGCCAGAACAAGCATTGGGAGCAGAACGAAGCGTTCGCCAAACGCCTCGACGAGCTGCTGAACGGCAAGGTTCCGGGCATATCCCGGGGAATCCGGGACAAAGACAAGTCCGAGGGGCACGGGGAATACAACCAGTCGGTATCCCCGAACAGCATCCTGATCGAGATCGGCGGCGTGGAAAATACGCTGGAGGAATGCCTGCGCACCGCCGACGTGCTGGCCGAAGCCGTCGCCGAGCTGTACTGGCAGGCGGAGAAGGTGGACGCGGTCGCGGAGCTGGCGATGAGCTGA
- the lepA gene encoding translation elongation factor 4, with product MTQANRQANIRNFCIIAHIDHGKSTLADRILEYTGALTQREMQDQVLDKMDLERERGITIKLQAVRLQYKADDGETYLLNLIDTPGHVDFTYEVSRSLAACEGALLVVDAAQGVEAQTLANVYLALDSNLEIIPVLNKIDLPSAEPDRVKNEIEEIIGLDCSDAVMASAKAGIGIKEILEQIIRKVPAPAGDPDAPLKALIFDSHYDAYKGVIVYVRVVDGSIRKGSEIKFMATNKKFEVIEVGVFTPHMTIVDELSVGDVGFVVAGIKNVKDTRVGDTITDARNPAAEPLPGYRKINPMVYCGLYPINTEDYNDLREALEKLELNDASLQYEPETSTALGFGFRCGFLGLLHMEIIQERIEREFNIPLLTTAPSVIFRAKLTNGQMIEIHNPSNMPEAGKLEYIEEPYVKASIIVPNEYVGAIMELCQSRRGEFVNMVYLDTTRVTLTYEMPLSEIVYDFFDQLKSSTKGYASFDYELSGYKQSKLVKMDIMLNGEQVDALSVIVHRDKAYQRGKLICEKMKDLIPRQMFEVPIQAAIGTKVIARETVKALRKNVLAKCYGGDITRKRKLLEKQKEGKKRMKQVGSVEVPQEAFMAVLRIDD from the coding sequence GTGACGCAAGCGAACCGACAAGCGAACATTCGCAATTTTTGCATCATTGCGCATATTGATCACGGCAAGTCAACGCTGGCGGATCGCATCTTGGAATATACGGGAGCCCTGACGCAACGGGAAATGCAGGATCAGGTGCTCGACAAGATGGATTTGGAGCGGGAACGGGGTATAACGATCAAGCTGCAGGCGGTAAGGCTTCAATACAAAGCGGATGACGGGGAGACGTACCTCCTCAATCTGATCGATACGCCCGGACACGTCGACTTTACGTACGAAGTGTCCCGCAGCCTGGCGGCTTGCGAAGGGGCGTTGCTTGTCGTGGACGCCGCCCAGGGCGTCGAAGCGCAGACGCTCGCGAACGTCTATCTGGCGCTCGACAGCAATCTGGAGATTATCCCGGTATTGAACAAGATCGACCTGCCGAGCGCCGAGCCGGATCGGGTGAAAAACGAGATCGAGGAAATTATCGGCCTCGACTGCAGCGACGCTGTTATGGCGTCCGCGAAAGCGGGCATCGGCATCAAGGAAATACTGGAGCAAATTATCCGGAAGGTGCCGGCGCCCGCCGGCGATCCGGACGCGCCGCTCAAAGCGCTGATCTTCGACTCCCACTACGACGCGTACAAGGGCGTTATCGTGTACGTGCGCGTCGTGGACGGCTCGATCCGCAAAGGCTCGGAGATCAAGTTCATGGCGACGAACAAGAAGTTCGAGGTGATCGAGGTCGGCGTGTTCACGCCGCACATGACGATCGTGGACGAGCTGTCCGTCGGCGATGTCGGCTTTGTTGTGGCCGGCATCAAAAACGTCAAGGACACGCGGGTCGGCGACACGATCACGGACGCGCGCAATCCGGCCGCCGAGCCGCTGCCCGGCTACCGCAAGATCAACCCGATGGTCTACTGCGGCTTGTATCCGATCAACACGGAGGATTACAACGATCTGCGCGAAGCGCTGGAGAAGCTGGAGCTGAACGACGCCTCGCTGCAGTACGAGCCCGAGACGTCGACCGCGCTCGGCTTCGGCTTCCGCTGCGGCTTCCTCGGCCTGCTGCACATGGAGATCATCCAGGAGCGGATCGAACGCGAATTTAATATCCCGCTGCTGACGACGGCGCCGAGCGTTATATTCCGCGCGAAGCTGACGAACGGGCAGATGATCGAGATTCACAATCCGTCCAACATGCCCGAGGCGGGCAAGCTGGAATACATCGAGGAGCCGTATGTCAAAGCGTCCATCATCGTTCCGAACGAGTACGTCGGCGCGATCATGGAGCTGTGCCAGTCGCGGCGCGGCGAATTTGTGAACATGGTATATCTCGACACGACGCGCGTAACGCTGACATACGAGATGCCGCTGTCGGAGATCGTCTACGACTTCTTCGACCAGCTCAAATCCAGCACCAAAGGCTACGCGTCGTTCGATTACGAGCTGTCGGGCTACAAGCAATCGAAGCTCGTCAAGATGGACATCATGCTGAACGGCGAGCAGGTTGACGCGTTGTCGGTCATCGTGCATCGGGACAAAGCGTATCAGCGCGGCAAGCTGATCTGCGAGAAGATGAAGGATCTCATTCCGCGGCAAATGTTCGAAGTGCCGATTCAGGCGGCGATCGGGACGAAGGTCATCGCCAGGGAGACGGTCAAGGCGCTCCGCAAAAACGTCTTGGCCAAATGCTACGGCGGCGATATCACACGGAAGCGGAAGCTGCTGGAGAAGCAGAAAGAAGGCAAAAAGCGCATGAAGCAGGTCGGCAGCGTCGAAGTGCCTCAGGAAGCGTTTATGGCGGTGCTGCGGATTGACGATTAA
- the gpr gene encoding GPR endopeptidase — MSLERGEWNNEQDLSAYSVRTDLALEAQEMASAGRTSRLPGVESETETHEGMKITRIRVLNEEGVRTLGKQIGNYITIEVPGLRHKDSVLQDKVATRFANEFASFLERAGIGKEAKALIIGLGNWHVTPDSLGPLVVENVMVTRHYFELMPDQVHPGYRSVSAIAPGVLGTTGIETSEIVQGIVERSKPDVVIAIDALASMALERVNTTIQIADTGIHPGSGVGNKRKGLTMEHLGVPVIAIGVPTVVYASTIVNSIIEMLVQNFKKQTSNTQAILGMLDGMPEQERLGMVKEVLDPIGQDLLVTPKDIDQFVEDIANIIASGLNAALHEAVDSGNVAAYTH, encoded by the coding sequence ATGTCGCTTGAACGGGGCGAATGGAACAACGAGCAGGACTTGTCGGCTTATTCGGTGCGCACGGACTTGGCGCTTGAGGCGCAGGAGATGGCTTCGGCCGGCCGGACCAGCCGGTTGCCGGGCGTCGAGAGCGAGACGGAGACGCACGAGGGCATGAAGATCACGCGCATCCGGGTATTAAATGAAGAAGGCGTGCGGACGCTGGGCAAGCAGATCGGCAATTACATCACGATCGAAGTGCCGGGGCTGCGCCACAAGGATTCGGTGCTTCAGGACAAGGTCGCGACCCGGTTCGCGAACGAATTCGCCTCGTTTCTGGAGCGCGCCGGCATCGGCAAGGAGGCCAAGGCGCTGATTATCGGATTGGGCAACTGGCACGTCACGCCCGATTCGCTCGGCCCGCTTGTCGTCGAGAACGTGATGGTGACCCGGCATTATTTCGAGTTGATGCCGGATCAGGTGCATCCGGGCTACCGCTCCGTCAGCGCGATCGCCCCCGGGGTGCTCGGAACGACCGGCATCGAGACGAGCGAGATCGTGCAGGGCATCGTCGAACGGTCGAAGCCCGACGTCGTCATCGCGATCGACGCGCTCGCTTCCATGGCGCTGGAGCGGGTGAATACGACGATCCAGATCGCCGATACCGGCATCCATCCGGGGTCGGGCGTCGGCAACAAACGCAAAGGATTGACGATGGAGCATCTGGGCGTTCCGGTTATCGCCATCGGCGTGCCGACGGTCGTCTACGCCTCGACGATCGTCAACAGCATCATCGAGATGCTGGTGCAAAATTTCAAGAAACAGACGTCCAATACCCAGGCTATCCTCGGCATGCTGGACGGCATGCCGGAGCAGGAACGGCTCGGCATGGTGAAGGAAGTGCTCGATCCGATCGGTCAAGACCTGCTGGTTACGCCGAAGGACATCGACCAGTTCGTCGAGGATATCGCCAATATTATCGCCAGCGGCTTAAACGCGGCGCTGCACGAAGCGGTCGACTCGGGCAACGTGGCGGCTTATACGCATTGA
- the spoIIP gene encoding stage II sporulation protein P, with translation MRQAEIIDVRRWSAKLRDTLAMTKLFVMVSGCTMMTIVLLVLAGIGAERGDHRPMSPLKGVAMTMSAGFFGDMLKMEIPYYDGGGSRQGGSFSPAAAGAFLLQLLTHVNPYDPRSLLAAELPGMRGDQANVLYSGSGASPGDAPVDLLPGASAISPAPESPAPTPAPSAPPSGQSGTGAAPGAGEKLVFIYHSHNRESYLPELKSKGITDPDLAYDAEVNVGLVGKRLQERLEDKGIGTAHSTTDYPSEIKGFNYAKSYAYSRGTVQEALAMHPKARLILDIHRDSLRRERTTATIGGVDYAQIYFVIGKKNPHWEQNSKLAEQLHAILEKNLPGLSKGVYGKSTHGNAEYNQSLSPHNLLVEIGGPDNTLEELYRATDALAAAVAELLAGAVPAGNPQP, from the coding sequence ATGAGGCAAGCGGAAATCATTGATGTCCGGAGATGGTCGGCGAAATTGCGCGATACGCTCGCGATGACCAAGCTGTTCGTAATGGTGTCGGGTTGCACGATGATGACGATTGTCCTGCTGGTGCTGGCGGGCATCGGCGCGGAGAGAGGCGATCACCGTCCGATGTCGCCGCTGAAGGGCGTGGCGATGACCATGTCCGCCGGCTTTTTCGGGGATATGCTGAAGATGGAGATTCCTTATTACGACGGAGGAGGGAGCCGCCAAGGCGGCAGTTTCTCCCCGGCGGCGGCCGGAGCTTTCCTGCTTCAACTGCTCACGCACGTGAACCCGTACGATCCCCGGTCGCTGCTGGCCGCGGAGCTTCCCGGCATGCGCGGGGACCAGGCGAATGTGCTGTATTCGGGCAGCGGCGCTTCGCCCGGGGATGCCCCCGTCGATCTGCTGCCGGGAGCCTCGGCGATCAGTCCCGCTCCGGAGTCGCCCGCCCCGACGCCCGCGCCTTCCGCCCCGCCGTCCGGACAATCCGGGACAGGCGCCGCGCCGGGAGCCGGAGAAAAACTTGTGTTCATCTACCATTCGCACAATCGGGAATCGTACCTGCCCGAGCTCAAGTCGAAGGGCATCACCGATCCCGATCTGGCGTACGACGCCGAGGTGAACGTCGGACTGGTCGGCAAGCGTCTGCAGGAGCGGCTGGAGGACAAGGGGATCGGCACGGCGCATTCGACGACCGACTATCCGAGCGAGATCAAAGGCTTTAACTATGCCAAGTCGTACGCGTATTCGAGGGGGACAGTCCAGGAGGCGCTGGCGATGCATCCGAAAGCCCGCCTCATCCTCGACATCCACCGGGACTCGCTGAGGCGCGAACGGACGACGGCCACGATCGGCGGCGTCGATTACGCGCAGATCTACTTCGTCATCGGCAAAAAAAATCCGCACTGGGAGCAAAATTCGAAGCTGGCCGAACAGCTCCACGCGATTCTGGAGAAAAACCTGCCGGGATTGTCCAAGGGCGTCTACGGCAAATCGACGCACGGAAATGCGGAGTACAACCAGTCGCTCTCGCCGCATAACCTATTAGTAGAGATTGGCGGGCCGGACAACACGCTGGAGGAGCTGTACCGCGCGACGGACGCGCTGGCGGCCGCCGTCGCCGAGCTGCTGGCGGGCGCGGTGCCGGCCGGCAATCCGCAGCCGTGA